In the genome of Bordetella avium, the window GTTGTTCGGCATGGTGGGCGGTCAGGCCCGGCGATTGAATGATGAGATTGGTGCTCATGGATAGGCGAAAAAAAGGTAGCCGATTATTTTAAGGCGCGCAGCACGGCACGCACCGCGTCAAAGCGTGCGCTGGTCTGCGGCGCAGTGATTTCGATACGCAGCTTATCCTGGCCCGACAGCTTGATGTGACGCTGCTTTTGCACCAGTTCGATGATGCGCAGGGGGTCCACCGCCGCCTTGGCGCCGAATTGCAGCAAAGCCTGAGCTTCGCTGACATCGATCTTGACGATACCTAGCGGCTCGCCCATCAGGCGCAAGCGGTGAGTCATGAGCAAAGTCTGGGCTGCCTCGGGCAGTTTGCCGAATCGGTCGATGAGCTCTTCCTGGATACGGATCAGATCGTCCTCATCCTGGGCATGCGACAGGCGTTTATAGATGGCCAGACGGCCGTGAACATCGGGGCAGTAATCCGATGGCAGCAACGCTGGTGCATGCAGATTGACTTCGCAAGCCAGGTTAAAGGGCGCATCCAGATCAGGCTCTTCACCCGACTTGAGAGCGCGCACGGCTTCGCTCAGCATCTCGTTGTACATCGAGAAACCGACCTCCTGGATATTGCCAGATTGCGAATCGCCCAGGATCTCGCCGGTGCCGCGGATTTCAAGGTCATGCATGGCCAGATAGAAACCCGACCCCAGCTCCTCCATCGCCTGGATGGCCTCCAGCCGCTTTTTGGCGTTGGCGGTGATTGCATCTTCGCCCGGCGTGAGCAAGTAGGCATAGGCCTGATGATGAGAGCGGCCCACGCGGCCGCGCAACTGATGCAACTGGGCCAGACCGAAACGGTCAGCACGATGAATCACGATGGTATTGGCGCTGGGCACATCGATACCGGTTTCGATGATAGTGGTGCACAACAGCACGTTATAGCGCTGCTGATAAAAGCCCTTCATCACCTGCTCTAGCTCGCGCTCTGGCATCTGACCGTGGGCCACGCCTATGCGAGCCTCGGGCACCAGCTCTTCGAGACGTGCCCGCCGGTTGTGGATGGTCTCGACTTCGTTATGCAGGAAATACGCCTGCCCTCCCCGCTTGAGCTCACGCAACAAGGCTTCGCGTATGGTGCTGCCATCCTCGCGCCGCACAAAGGTCTTGATGGCCAGGCGCTTTTGCGGGGCCGTGGCGATGACCGAAAAATCGCGTATGCCCTCGAGCGACATGCCCAGCGTGCGCGGGATGGGCGTGGCTGTCAGGGTGAGCACATCGACCTCGGCCCGCAAGGCCTTCAAGGCCTCTTTCTGGCGCACGCCGAAACGGTGCTCCTCATCGATGATGACCAGCCCCAGACGCTTGAAGCGCACCTCTTTGGAGAGAATCTTGTGCGTGCCGATCACGATATCCACGCGGCCATCATTGATGCCCTCGACGGCTGCGGCCACTTCTTTGGCGGAGCGAAAGCGCGACAGTTCCACCACGCGCACTGGCCAATCGGCGAAACGGTCGGAAAAGGTCTGCGCATGCTGCTCCGCCAACAGCGTGGTCGGGCATAGCAAGGCAACCTGTTTGCCATTGGCCACCGCCAGGAAAGCCGCACGCAAAGCCACCTCGGTTTTGCCAAAGCCCACGTCGCCGCAGACCAGGCGATCCATCGGCTTACCCGAGGTCATATCCATGATGACAGCCTGGATAGCCGCGGATTGATCGACGGTTTCCTCGAAACCAAAGCCCTCGGCAAAAGACTCGTAATCCGAGAGGGGCAGATTGAAGGCATAGCCTTCACGCGCCGCGCGTTGCGCGTACAACGCCAACAGTTCGGCAGCCGTGTCACGCACCTGTTTGGCGGCCTTCTTGCGGGCCTTGTCCCATTGCCCGGAGCCAAGCTGATGCAAAGGCGCAGCCTCGGGATCAGCGCCGCTATAGCGGGCGATCACATGAAGCTGCGATACCGGGACATAGAGCGTGGCGCCGCTGGCGTATTCCAGATGAAGAAACTCCATCTCGCCCTCGCCCATGTCCATATTGATCAGGCCATGATAACGGCCGATACCGTGCTGAGCATGAACGACGGGATCGCCTTCGCGCAGCTCGGCCAGATCCCGCACCATGGCCTCGACATTGCTGGCCCCTTCCTGGGCGCGCTTGCCCCGGCGCCGGCTGCCCCCATTGCCCGGGTAAAGATCGTTTTCGGTAAGAAAAACCAGGCCGTTCTCGGCCAGGCCGAAACCCGCCGCCATAGGCGCGATGGTCAGGCCAAACGAGGCTGACGAGGCGAGAAAGGCTCCGATGGTGTCCGTTTGCTCCGCCGGCGCGAGATTCTGTTCGGCCAGCATCTGAAACAAGGTTTCGCGCCGCCCGGCCGAATCGGCGCACAACAGCACACGCGCCCCCGAGCGGCCCACCAAAGCCCGCAGTTTGCCAACCGGATCATCGGCGCGGCGCGCGACGGCCACGTCCGGCGCGACGCGAAAATCGGGGTGCGGTGAGTCGCCCGTCAGGGCCAGGCGAGCAAAGCCCCGGAAACCTTCGTACAGGCCGTCACGGCTCAGAAATAGCGCCTCGGGCGGCAGCACCGGCCGCTCGCGACCGCTTTTCAGAAAGCTATAGCGGCTGGCCGTATCCTGAGAAAAACGCTGGATGGCATCATCGATATTGCCCAGCGTGACGGTCAGGGTGGCACTATTCAGATAATCGAACAGCGTCGCAGTCTGTTCAAAAAACAAGGGCAGGTAGTACTCGACGCCCGCGAAGGCGATGCCATTGCCAATATCTTTATACGGCAGGGCGCGGGACGGGTCGCCCTCGAACACTTCTCGGAAACGCGCACGGAAAAGCGTGCGTGCGGACTCGTCCATGGGAAACTCGCGCCCGGGCAGCAGACGCACCTCACCGACGGGATAGAGGCTGCGCTGCGTATCGACGTCGAACGCGCGTATAGACTCGATTTCGTCATCGAACATATCGAGCCGGTAAGGCAAGGCGGAGCCCATGGGAAACAGATCGATGAGCCCGCCCCTCAGGCAGAACTCGCCGGGCGCCGTGACCTGCGTGACGTGGTTGTAATTGGCCAGCGTCAATTGCGTGCGCAGGGCCTGTTCATCGAGCTTGTCGCGCTGGCGGAACGAAAAGGTATAAGCCGCCAGAAAAGACGGCGGCGGCAGACGGTACAAAGCCGTGGTGACCGGAACCGTGAGGATATCGACGGACTGCGTCATGAGCGCATGCAGCGTATGCAGGCGCTCGGAGATCAAGTCCTGGTGCGGTGAAAATGCATCGTAAGGCAGGGTCTCCCAATCGGGTAACTGCCGCACGCGCAATTCGGGCGCAAACAGGGGAATTTCATCTGCCAAACGCTGTGCATGGACCGGATCGGCCGTCAGCACAACAATGGGTTTGCCTGCCCGCCGGGCCAGATCGGCCAACAACCAGCCATCGCCAGAACCGGGCGGGCAAGATTGGACATAGCGCGTGCCGGGCTTCAGGGCGGCCAGGGTGGAAGCGATCGAGGGAAGTTGTATGTCCACTGCTAGGGAAGTCGATGAGTCAGGCATTACCGGGAAATTATAAAATCTCCTGATGAAGTCCGAACCCCTTATCGCAATTGTGCCCGCGGCCGGTGTAGGCAGCCGCGCCAGTCAACCTGGCCAGGAGGCGGTACCCAAGCAGTATCGCACGCTCAACGGCCAACCCATGTTGCGCCGGGCCGTGCTGGCGCTGCTGGCCGACGCACGCATTGGCCAGGTGCGCGTGGCGGTCAGCGCCGGCGACGATTGGGCCGCCGAGGCCCTGCGCGGACTGCCTCGCACCCTGTGGCGTCCCTGCGGCGGCCCGACACGAGCCGATACCGTTGCCGCCGCCCTGGATGATGCGGCGCTAGCCCCCGAGACCTGGGTGCTCGTGCACGACGCGGCGCGCCCCGGCTTGCCGGCCGATGCGCTTGCACGCCTGATAGACGGCTGCCTGGACGATGCGGTCGGCGGCCTGCTGGCCCTGCCGGTGGCCGACACCGTGAAATCCGGCGCGGCGCGCGTGCGCGCCACCCTAGACCGCGACGGTCTGTGGCTGGCGCAGACCCCTCAGATGTTCCGTGCAGGCATGCTGCGCCACGCCTTGCAGACGGCCCGCGAACAGGGTCTGCCCGTAACCGATGAGGCTTCCGCCATCGAGGCGCAAGGGCTGTCACCTCGCCTGATCGGAGGCTCGGCACGCAACTTCAAAGTGACCTGGCCCGACGATTTTGCATTGATGGAGAAATGGCTATGACAATTCCTTTTCGCGTGGGACAGGGCTTTGATGTCCACGCCCTGGTGACGGGCCGCCCGCTGATCATCGGCGGCGTGCGTATCGAGCACAGCCACGGCCTGCTCGGCCATTCCGATGCCGATGTGCTGCTGCATGCCGTCACGGACGCCATCCTGGGTGCTGCCGGCCTGGGTGATATCGGGCGCCACTTTCCAGACACCGATCCGCGCTTTAAAGGCGCGGATAGCCGGGTGCTGCTGCGCGAGGCCATGGCAAGAGTGGATGCCGCCGGCTGGCAGGTAGTCAATGTGGACGCCACGGTACATGCCCAGGCTCCCAAGATCGGCCCGCATGCGCCGGCCATGGTCGCCAATATTGCGGCCGATCTAGGCATTGCTCATGACCTGGTCAACATCAAGGCCAAGACCAATGAAGGACTGGGCTATCTGGGGCGCAAAGAAGGCATTGCCGCTACGGTGGTTACCTTGTTGGCGCGCCAGGCTTAAGCCGGGTCTGTGCGAGGCCTTGCAGCCTATGCCAGCGCCAGCTCAATCCTGCCGCAACAAGCAGCAGCAAAGCGCTGTGGCCTAAGAGATAGACAGCCACCGCGGTCTGGCCGCTTTCGGCCAGACCATGCAGCAGCAAGCCCCAGCCCAACAACAGTGTCAAACCGTAAATGGCCTGCGGCAGCAAGGTGTCGCCGATGGCGCGCAACTGCCCCAGCCACAAGGCCAGACGCAGCGTCCAGGCGCATTGGACGGCAGCTCCGCTCGCCTCATGCAGGCTCAGTAAGGCGGTATTGACGACCAGCAAAGCCGCAGCAAGCAGGTAAAGCCAGGCGGCCTGCCAGGCGCCCAATCGCTCAAAACGCGCTGCCCAAACCACGGTCAGGGCAGCCGTGACAAGCAGAGTAAGAAAGGCCAGCCCTAAGGCCAGGCCCAACACCGCGCGACAGACCCGCTGGCTATCCCGCCCCGCGATAAGATTGCCTGCTGCCGCCAGACTCAGCACTGCTATTGTCGCGGGCGGGGCCAGTGTGGCAATCAGATAGGCGCTTGCCGCCAGTACTTGCGTATCTTTATGCGCCGCCAGCGCGAAGATGGCGCTCGCACCGACAAAGGGTACAAAGCGATTGCGTACAAAAGCGGGAAAGTCGCGCCGGAAGTCATGCCAGTAGCTCACGGCATTTCCCCCAAATTGCAGGAATCCGGTAGCCGAACTCCAGCACATGAAGCTTCTGAGTGAATGCAAAAGCGTCGTTGAGGTTCTGCTGGTCAGCCTCACCTCGAGTACCAAAGTAGGGATCGTGATGAAAATACGTACCGAATATTTTTTCAGAATCAAAAAAATACGATTTAGTATCTAAAATATGATGGTGCCAAATCTCATCAATCTCCATAGAAGGAACGAGCCGCCTATCTCGGTGATGGTATTTCTTACTTAAATAAAGGAAGTTTTTGTATAGCGCTAGTCCTAAATGCGCCTCGCTTACGGTCCAAGTTCTGCGCAACAACAGATCCTCGGAACAGATTTTCTTGCGAATATTGGCCAGATCCATCTGGATAATGTGCTGTCTTGCAGAGGCCATATCGGGCATCGGCCGATCAGCATTTTTTTTCTCGTTCTTGAAATCCTGTCATGGTGACTCGTTTTCGCGGCCACCTTTTATGGTGGCCGCCAACTACCTGATCACCACTCGCCTCCTCCACGGCAGTGCCTGGGAACAGCGTCGCTTACCACTTCAAGCAAGCGCTTCATATCAACCTCTAGAAATTCGAGGCCCAGGATCTCCATGTCTAGCTGATTGGTTTGCATGACTTGCCTCCATTAACAGCAGCCGACTTGGCTACCGAGTACGCATAGTGAGACTTTTGTAGACAAGAACATGCTCTGCTCGAATTCAATCAGACAGGCGTACTCATGCTGCCCTCAAGCAGATGGCAGCCGCCTCTGCGCCAATATGTAAAAACCCCCGAAAGCCAGGACGGCGTTCGGGGGTTTACATGATTTTGCCCTCAAGCCGGGCGTGAGCGTTTGCGCAAAAACAGATAGCGGTAGACAAAGCCGGGATAGGCCAACACCAGATAGAGGCTTAGGGTGATGGCGTAAAACTCCCAGGTCTGTGCAAAGGGATTGCCCAACGCGGACTCGAAGGCGCGGCCAGCCAGTCCGACAATCAAGTAATAGACCAGTAGTTCCAGAAAACGGATAGCAACGGTCTTGCCGCCCTTGAGCGCGAACACCGCGAACACCCTGTCCGTCAGGAAGGGCAGATTCGCGCTGACAACAGCCAGCGCGATCAACAACCAGACGGCGAGAGACTGACTCATAAGCCAGCGAACGAGGTCTTGATGACCTGCACGCACAGCGCCATCAAGCCGCCAGGCAAAATGCCCAGGATGAGAATCAGCGCGCCATTGACCGACAGCAGGCCACGCTGCACGCAGGTGGCGGACAGCGGCGCGTCCTCGGCGACCGGCTCGTCAAAGTAAACCACTTTGACGACTCGCAGATAGTAGAACGCACCGATCAGCGAGAACAACACCGCGACCACGGCCAGCGCCACATGACCCGACTCGATGACCGCCTGGAGAATGGCCAGCTTGGCGTAGAAACCCACCAGCGGCGGGATGCCGGCCAGCGAGAACATCAGCAGCAGGACAATCAAGGCATGCCAGGGGCTGCGGCGGTTCAGACCCTTGAGATCGTCAATCTGTTCGCACTCAAAACCCTGGCGCGAGAGCAACAGCACGATGCCAAAGCTGGCCAGCGTGGTCAGCACATAGGTGATCATGTAGAACAAGGACGCGCCATAGGCGGCGGACGCGGCTTCCGCCTTGCCGACGACCACACCCGAGGCCAAGCCCAGGAGCACAAAGCCCATGTGCGAAATGGTCGAGTAGGCCAACATGCGCTTGAAGTTGGTCTGGACGATGGCGGTCAGATTACCGATGGCCAGCGACAGCACCGCCAGAATCATCAGCATGGACTGCCAGTCCGCAGCCAGACCGTGCAGGCCA includes:
- the ispF gene encoding 2-C-methyl-D-erythritol 2,4-cyclodiphosphate synthase; the encoded protein is MTIPFRVGQGFDVHALVTGRPLIIGGVRIEHSHGLLGHSDADVLLHAVTDAILGAAGLGDIGRHFPDTDPRFKGADSRVLLREAMARVDAAGWQVVNVDATVHAQAPKIGPHAPAMVANIAADLGIAHDLVNIKAKTNEGLGYLGRKEGIAATVVTLLARQA
- a CDS encoding DUF2818 family protein → MSQSLAVWLLIALAVVSANLPFLTDRVFAVFALKGGKTVAIRFLELLVYYLIVGLAGRAFESALGNPFAQTWEFYAITLSLYLVLAYPGFVYRYLFLRKRSRPA
- a CDS encoding glycine-rich domain-containing protein, producing the protein MPDMASARQHIIQMDLANIRKKICSEDLLLRRTWTVSEAHLGLALYKNFLYLSKKYHHRDRRLVPSMEIDEIWHHHILDTKSYFFDSEKIFGTYFHHDPYFGTRGEADQQNLNDAFAFTQKLHVLEFGYRIPAIWGKCRELLA
- the mfd gene encoding transcription-repair coupling factor — translated: MPDSSTSLAVDIQLPSIASTLAALKPGTRYVQSCPPGSGDGWLLADLARRAGKPIVVLTADPVHAQRLADEIPLFAPELRVRQLPDWETLPYDAFSPHQDLISERLHTLHALMTQSVDILTVPVTTALYRLPPPSFLAAYTFSFRQRDKLDEQALRTQLTLANYNHVTQVTAPGEFCLRGGLIDLFPMGSALPYRLDMFDDEIESIRAFDVDTQRSLYPVGEVRLLPGREFPMDESARTLFRARFREVFEGDPSRALPYKDIGNGIAFAGVEYYLPLFFEQTATLFDYLNSATLTVTLGNIDDAIQRFSQDTASRYSFLKSGRERPVLPPEALFLSRDGLYEGFRGFARLALTGDSPHPDFRVAPDVAVARRADDPVGKLRALVGRSGARVLLCADSAGRRETLFQMLAEQNLAPAEQTDTIGAFLASSASFGLTIAPMAAGFGLAENGLVFLTENDLYPGNGGSRRRGKRAQEGASNVEAMVRDLAELREGDPVVHAQHGIGRYHGLINMDMGEGEMEFLHLEYASGATLYVPVSQLHVIARYSGADPEAAPLHQLGSGQWDKARKKAAKQVRDTAAELLALYAQRAAREGYAFNLPLSDYESFAEGFGFEETVDQSAAIQAVIMDMTSGKPMDRLVCGDVGFGKTEVALRAAFLAVANGKQVALLCPTTLLAEQHAQTFSDRFADWPVRVVELSRFRSAKEVAAAVEGINDGRVDIVIGTHKILSKEVRFKRLGLVIIDEEHRFGVRQKEALKALRAEVDVLTLTATPIPRTLGMSLEGIRDFSVIATAPQKRLAIKTFVRREDGSTIREALLRELKRGGQAYFLHNEVETIHNRRARLEELVPEARIGVAHGQMPERELEQVMKGFYQQRYNVLLCTTIIETGIDVPSANTIVIHRADRFGLAQLHQLRGRVGRSHHQAYAYLLTPGEDAITANAKKRLEAIQAMEELGSGFYLAMHDLEIRGTGEILGDSQSGNIQEVGFSMYNEMLSEAVRALKSGEEPDLDAPFNLACEVNLHAPALLPSDYCPDVHGRLAIYKRLSHAQDEDDLIRIQEELIDRFGKLPEAAQTLLMTHRLRLMGEPLGIVKIDVSEAQALLQFGAKAAVDPLRIIELVQKQRHIKLSGQDKLRIEITAPQTSARFDAVRAVLRALK
- the ispD gene encoding 2-C-methyl-D-erythritol 4-phosphate cytidylyltransferase encodes the protein MKSEPLIAIVPAAGVGSRASQPGQEAVPKQYRTLNGQPMLRRAVLALLADARIGQVRVAVSAGDDWAAEALRGLPRTLWRPCGGPTRADTVAAALDDAALAPETWVLVHDAARPGLPADALARLIDGCLDDAVGGLLALPVADTVKSGAARVRATLDRDGLWLAQTPQMFRAGMLRHALQTAREQGLPVTDEASAIEAQGLSPRLIGGSARNFKVTWPDDFALMEKWL